CACCAGCACCGTGTTGCCCCGGCCCTGGAGTTGGCGCAGGGTGTTGATGAGGCGCTGGTTGTCACGCGGATGCAGGCCGATGCTCGGTTCGTCCAGAACGTAGGTCACCCCGACCAAGCCGGAGCCGAGCTGCCCGGCCAAACGGATGCGCTGGGCCTCGCCGCCGGACAGGGTGGACATGTTGCGGCCCAGGCAGATGTAATCCAGGCCGACGTTGACCAGAAATTCCAGGCGGTGGCAGAGCTCTTTTAAGAGCGGGGTGGCGATCTCGGCGGCCACGCCGGAAAACGTTTTGTCCGCAAGCCAGGCCAGGGCGCGGGCAATGGGCAGGGAGCAGAATTCGAAAATGTTCAGGCCGTCGACGCGTACGGCCAGGGATTCGGGCCTAAGGCGCGCCCCGTGGCAGACCGGGCAGTCCGTGGTCTGGCGGAAGCGGGCCAGCTCGTCGCGCCAGATGGGGCCAAGGTTTTGCCCCTGCTCCAAAAAATGGATCACGCCGGGCCAAGCCTCGGCCCCGTGGAACAGGGCGTGGCGGGCCGTGTCGGACAGCGCGCCCAGGGGTGTGTCCAGGGTGAAGCCGTGGGCCGCGCCGAGGCGTTCCAGATCCGGCGCGAAACGGTCCAGTCCGCGCCCCTTCCAGGGCAAAATGGCCCCCTGGCGCAGGGACAGACCGTTATTGGGCGCGAGCAATGCTGGTTCGTAGTATTCCACCGTGCCCAGGCCCGAGCAATGCGGACAGGCGCCCTGGGGGCTGTTGAAGGAAAAGAGCTGGGGGCTGGGCTTGGGCAGGCTGAGGCCGCATTTCGGGCAGACCGCGTCCGTGGAAAAGAAGAGGTCCTCACCGCCGATGATGGACACGATGACACGTCCCTCGCCGGATTTCAGCCCCAGTTCCACGGAGTCGGCCAGGCGTTTGCGCAGGTCGGGCTTCAAAACCAGGCGGTCCACGACCAAGTCGATGGCGTGCTTCTGGTTTTTGGCCAGCTCCGGCGTGGGGTCCAGGGGCACGATCTCGCCGCCGATGCGCACACGGGCAAAGCCCTGGGACTTGAGTTTTTTGAAGAGATCGGCGTGAGTGCCTTTTTTGTGATCCACCAAGGGGGCCAGGAGCATGAATTTGGTGCCTTCGGGCAGATCCAGGATGCGGCCAATGATTTCGTCGCTGCTCTGGGCCTGGATCGGGTCCCCGCATTCCGGGCAGCACGGCACGCCGAGTCGGGCGTAAAAGACGCGCAGAAAATCGTAAATTTCGGTCACCGTGCCCACGGTGGAACGCGGGTTCTTGGACACGGTCTGCTGCTCAAGGGAGATGGCCGGAGTCAGGCCTTCGATGGCGTCGATGGCCGGTTTGTCCATCTGCGGCAGGAACTGGCGGGCATAGGCTGAGAGGGATTCGACGTAGCGGCGCTGCCCCTCGGCGTAGACGATGTCGAAGGCCAGGGTCGATTTGCCCGAACCTGACGGGCCGCACACGACCACGAGCTGGTCGCGGGGAATGTCCAGGGTCAGATTTTTCAGATTGTGTTCACGCGCGCCGGCGATGTGGATGGCTTTGTTCATGTCGTGTCCGGGGGAAAATAGTGGTATTTGGCGGTTCCGCTTGCAGGAGGCTACCTATAACCATATAGAAACCCGTGGCAAGATCGTCTGGAACCTCTTAACATGCATGGAGAACCTCATGAAACGCTCTCTCGGGCCCAAAACCCTGGCCCAGCCAGCTCCTTTGTGGATCATCGGCTCCTATGACGAAGCCGGCAAGCCCAACGCCATGGCCGCGGCCTGGGGTGGGATTTGTTGCTCCAAGCCGCCGTGCGTGGCCGTGTCCCTGCGCGAGGACCGGCATTCCTACGCCGCCATATTGAATCGCCGGGCCTTCACCATCAGCGTGCCTTCGGCGAACTACGCCGAACAGGCCGATTATTTTGGCGTCGCCTCGGGCAAGAACGTGGACAAGTTCGCGGCCACGGGTCTGACTCCGGTCCGCTCCGACGTCGTCGACGCGCCCTATGTCGGGGAGTTTCCCCTGATCCTGGAATGCGCCCTGGTCCGCACCGTGGCCTTGGGCATGCACATCCAGTTCGTGGGCGAGGTGATGGACGTCAAGGCCGAGGAGGATGTTTTGGATGCCAGCGGCTATCCGGATATCGCCAAGGTCCGGCCGGTGATTTTCACGCCGGTCACCCGCGCGTACCATACGGTGGGCGATTATCTTGGTCAGGCCTTCGAGATTGGGCAGGTGTTCTCATCCAAGAGTTGAGTTCGCGGCGCCGCGCCGCGTGGGAGCCGCCATGACCTCGGAAAGTTCCAATTTCTTTTGTTCCGACGAGCTGGTGCGATCGCTGATCAGGGCGGGCGTGCCGGCTCGTTCCAAATGGGGGGCGCTCATTCTGTATATGCGCTCGCTGTCCGAGTATGATTTTCTGTCCGTGGCCCAGAAGCAGGCCCTTCAGGATCTGGTCATGGAGGCGGTCAGGAACCGGGATTATTCGGAAGGCGCCTTCACGGACCTGGTCCGCCACAAGGAGCAAATTCTTTATCAACCGTGGAGTCTCAAGCTGGAGACGATGTTCCGTGAAACCGTGGCCCTGATCGAACACGCGCGTTCCCAGAATATTTTACGGACCAAGGAAGTCCGGGATTTGCGTGAAACGACCATCGGCGTCGCTGTCGACCAGAATGTTTTGGAAGACATGATCGCGCGGCTTCAGGCCGCCTTCACGTCGGTTATTACCCATATGGAGCAGGACACGCGGGATTTGGTGGAGATGAGCTACACGGACCCCCTGACCAAGCTCAACAACCGACGGGCTTTTGACCGCTATTTCCAGACCACCATCACGGAGTCGCTGCTCACCAAGCGTCCGCTGAGTTTGCTGATGGTGGACATCGATCACTTCAAGAAATTCAACGACACGTATGGTCATCGTATCGGGGATCAGGCCCTGGTCACGGTGGCCGGCAAGCTCATGGGCTACGCCAAAAAATATGGCACGACGCCCAACCGGGCCTTTTTCCCCGCCCGGTATGGAGGCGAGGAGTTCGTGGTCGTCCTGCCAGGATTCGACGCCAGGGAAGCGGCCCGGGACGCCGAGAATTTGCGCGTCATCATCGCCGACTACGATTTCATCATCCGCGATCACAACGGCCAGGTCCTGCAAAAAGGCATCAAGCTTACCGTGTCCATTGGCGTGGCCGAACTTCGGCCCGGCCCCGAGGAAACGGCCCTCGTCCGCCTTCTGGATGAGGCCGACCATGCCATGTACCAGGCCAAGGCCGGTGGCCGAAACAGGGTCTGGATCAAGGGCGACTAGGTCCTTGTCCTCCGGTTTGCCTGGGCGCGGGGCGTTGGGATTTTTCGAAACAAGACCGCGATCACAGCCCGTTCCGGGCGAAGCTCAGAATGCGTTCCAGACGCCGGGTGTAGACATGCTCGGCCAGGATGTGCGCCTGCCAGGCCCGGCGCAGTTCGTTTTTGCGGTCCGGATTGGTCGCGAAATCCCGGATAAGATCATGGACCCGCCCCGGGTCCTCGAAGCTGACGGCCGCGACCAGTTCCGGCGGGAAGATGGCCAGGCCGGGCGTGGTGTCGGTGAGCAGAAAACCGCCGCTGGCCCAGACATCAAAATGACGTTGGGTCAGGCCGTGGGGGAGGAGCAGACTGGTCAGATTCAGACAAAAGGATGCCCGGGCATGGGTTTGGGCCAGGCCGGCGTAGTAGTCCACGGGCGGGAGATGGCGGGCTGCGGGGACGAGCTTTGTCCAGGCCGCGTCACCCACGATGGTCAGTGTCTCGGTGTGGGACAAGGCGCGCAGGATTTCGATGCGCCATCTTTCCGAGGCCAGCTCGGCTCCCAGCCCCGTGTTGCGCACGTCGGCGCCGGGCCAGGGTTGTCCGCCACGTTTGTCGTGCCACCATCCGAAATGGGCTTGGCGACCGGGCAGGCTTTTGGCGGCCAGGAGCAGGGTGTCGGACACGGAGCTGGCGGCGAAAAAGGCGTCCCGGTCCGGAAAACGGCTCCGACCGACAAAAAGCAGATCCCGGCCGTTGGGGCAGACTGGGCCGGGAGCGAAAAGGTCCGGGTCCGTGGCCAAGGGCAGGTGGACGGGCCGGGCGCCGAGTTGGCGCAAGGGCGGCACGAACCACTCGTCGGTCACGGCCAGGGGAAGTTTTTTCCACAGGTGGTTTTTTTGGGACGAGAGCAGATGGAAGGGATTGTCCACGCACCAGACCACGACCGGAACGCCCGCTGCTTCGAGCAGGGCCTGGTTTTCGCCGTATGGGTCCAGGCCGTGGAAGTTGACGCTCACGAAGAGCGTTGGCGTTTCCTGCTCCAGGCGTTTGGTCAGGTCGGCCACGGCCAGGGACGCCGGCAGGCGCCGGGGTGCCAGACCAAGGTTTTGGGCGGCCTTGGCCAACTCCGGCACGACAAGGGCGTTGGCCGGGGCGGGCAGCCAGATGGCCGGTATCGACATACCGCCCGGCATCGCGCGCAGGTGGGCGGCCAGGGGATGCCAAAAAGAGGGGAAAAGGCGGAAATTGGGCTCGTAGATCAGGGTTTGGCAGGTCCGCGACAGGCTCGGGGCGCGCCTTGGATCGACGCGAATCCAATGGGACGGGATGGCCGCGTGCCAGGAGGGCGGCATCTGGACCTCGAAGTCCGGCGCCTCGATCCAGAAGACCCGGGGCGCTTCCGGACAAAGCCTGACGCAGGCCGCGCTGTCCGGACCCAGGCCCCAGACAACCACGTCTGGCCCGGTTCCGGTCAGACGGTGGTATTGCTCTCCGCTGGGGAGCGAGGTAGGGAGTCCAAGCTCGTTTTTAATCTTTACACGTATGGGTCTGGCTGGCATGAAGGCGCTCGCTTGAACGTTCCGGGCCCAGTCCGGCATTGGAACGCATGAAACAATACCGCGATTTTTATTTCAAAAAGGCCAAACAGGATAACTATCCTGCCCGCTCCGTATACAAGCTTCAGGAAATGGACAAGGCGCACAAGCTCCTGCGGCCGGGCCAGAAAGTGCTCGACCTCGGGGCCTGTCCCGGTTCCTGGACGCTGTACGCGGCCGAACGGGTCGGCGCGTCCGGACGGGTGCTCGGTATCGACCTGAACGTGCCGGACACGGTTTTCCCGGAACATGTCGTTTTTTTGCGGGAAGATATTTTTGCCCGCTCCCCGGAGTTTTTGGCTCATGTCGAGGCCCTGGCCCCGTTTGATG
The genomic region above belongs to Deltaproteobacteria bacterium and contains:
- a CDS encoding RlmE family RNA methyltransferase, which gives rise to MKQYRDFYFKKAKQDNYPARSVYKLQEMDKAHKLLRPGQKVLDLGACPGSWTLYAAERVGASGRVLGIDLNVPDTVFPEHVVFLREDIFARSPEFLAHVEALAPFDVVMSDMAPKTTGSKFTDQARSIQLVEAAYGVAQEWLAVGGIFVAKVFEGPDVHPFVQSLRGRFAKVTMFKPKSSRSESKEIFILGLGFVAPATV
- a CDS encoding GGDEF domain-containing protein translates to MTSESSNFFCSDELVRSLIRAGVPARSKWGALILYMRSLSEYDFLSVAQKQALQDLVMEAVRNRDYSEGAFTDLVRHKEQILYQPWSLKLETMFRETVALIEHARSQNILRTKEVRDLRETTIGVAVDQNVLEDMIARLQAAFTSVITHMEQDTRDLVEMSYTDPLTKLNNRRAFDRYFQTTITESLLTKRPLSLLMVDIDHFKKFNDTYGHRIGDQALVTVAGKLMGYAKKYGTTPNRAFFPARYGGEEFVVVLPGFDAREAARDAENLRVIIADYDFIIRDHNGQVLQKGIKLTVSIGVAELRPGPEETALVRLLDEADHAMYQAKAGGRNRVWIKGD
- a CDS encoding flavin reductase family protein, yielding MKRSLGPKTLAQPAPLWIIGSYDEAGKPNAMAAAWGGICCSKPPCVAVSLREDRHSYAAILNRRAFTISVPSANYAEQADYFGVASGKNVDKFAATGLTPVRSDVVDAPYVGEFPLILECALVRTVALGMHIQFVGEVMDVKAEEDVLDASGYPDIAKVRPVIFTPVTRAYHTVGDYLGQAFEIGQVFSSKS
- a CDS encoding excinuclease ABC subunit A, whose product is MNKAIHIAGAREHNLKNLTLDIPRDQLVVVCGPSGSGKSTLAFDIVYAEGQRRYVESLSAYARQFLPQMDKPAIDAIEGLTPAISLEQQTVSKNPRSTVGTVTEIYDFLRVFYARLGVPCCPECGDPIQAQSSDEIIGRILDLPEGTKFMLLAPLVDHKKGTHADLFKKLKSQGFARVRIGGEIVPLDPTPELAKNQKHAIDLVVDRLVLKPDLRKRLADSVELGLKSGEGRVIVSIIGGEDLFFSTDAVCPKCGLSLPKPSPQLFSFNSPQGACPHCSGLGTVEYYEPALLAPNNGLSLRQGAILPWKGRGLDRFAPDLERLGAAHGFTLDTPLGALSDTARHALFHGAEAWPGVIHFLEQGQNLGPIWRDELARFRQTTDCPVCHGARLRPESLAVRVDGLNIFEFCSLPIARALAWLADKTFSGVAAEIATPLLKELCHRLEFLVNVGLDYICLGRNMSTLSGGEAQRIRLAGQLGSGLVGVTYVLDEPSIGLHPRDNQRLINTLRQLQGRGNTVLV
- a CDS encoding glycosyl transferase family 1, with the protein product MPDWARNVQASAFMPARPIRVKIKNELGLPTSLPSGEQYHRLTGTGPDVVVWGLGPDSAACVRLCPEAPRVFWIEAPDFEVQMPPSWHAAIPSHWIRVDPRRAPSLSRTCQTLIYEPNFRLFPSFWHPLAAHLRAMPGGMSIPAIWLPAPANALVVPELAKAAQNLGLAPRRLPASLAVADLTKRLEQETPTLFVSVNFHGLDPYGENQALLEAAGVPVVVWCVDNPFHLLSSQKNHLWKKLPLAVTDEWFVPPLRQLGARPVHLPLATDPDLFAPGPVCPNGRDLLFVGRSRFPDRDAFFAASSVSDTLLLAAKSLPGRQAHFGWWHDKRGGQPWPGADVRNTGLGAELASERWRIEILRALSHTETLTIVGDAAWTKLVPAARHLPPVDYYAGLAQTHARASFCLNLTSLLLPHGLTQRHFDVWASGGFLLTDTTPGLAIFPPELVAAVSFEDPGRVHDLIRDFATNPDRKNELRRAWQAHILAEHVYTRRLERILSFARNGL